The Mariprofundus ferrinatatus DNA window GCTGCTGAGCAGATTCTCGGAAGTACAGAATATCGCGCACACACTCGCCACGAAGCAGAGCACCGGCGATGTGCTCTCCTCATTATTGACAGGTGCCAGAAGGGTATCCGGGGCTGACGGCGGAACCATTTACCTGCTGGGAAGCGATAATCAGCTCCACTTCACTGTCATGCAGAATGAGACGTTGAAAATCTCACATGTCGAACCTTCCGAAAAAAGCACCTCTTTTATTCCCATTCCCCTGTATGACAAAGAGGGAAACCCGAATCAGGAAAATCTCGCTGCCCGCGCAGCCATAGAGAACAACAGCTCCAATATTCCGGATGTCTACGCAGCAGAAGGCATTCATACATCGGGTATCAGGGCTTTTGACGAGCAGATGAATTACAGGACACAGTCACTGCTGACAATTCCCATTCACAATCAGACATGGGGGGTTATCGGCGTCCTTCAGCTGATCAATTCGGTTAATAAAGATAGCGGACAGGCTGAACCCTTTTCAGAAGCCGACCTGCTTCTGGCTGAGGCCCTGGCATTTCAGGCAGGCACAAATATCACCAATGCCCGTATAAATGCAGAGTCTGAGAAGTTGCTTGACCGCGTAACACGGCTCAACCAGATCGGCATCTCCCTCTCCTCTCAGGAGAGCACCGAGCAGTTGCTCAAAGAGATTGTCATCAGTGCCAAAGCGCTTACCTTTGCCGATGCTGGCACACTGTATCTGCACAAGGACAACAAGCTCCATTTTGAGGTGATGCAGACCGACTCCCTTGATATTCATTTGAGCAGTGCGGATGGCAACCTGAGCAATATCGAGCCGATCCCGCTATACGATATGCGTGGCAATCCCAATGACCGACTTGTGGCTGCCAGTGCCGCACTGCATGGATCTACAATCAATATTCCGGATGTTTATCAGGCTGACGGCTATAATTTCACAGGCACCCGGGCCTTTGACCGTAAAAACGGCTATCGATCCCAATCCTTCCTGACTGTACCGATGCATAATCAGAAAAAAGAGCTGATCGGTGTCCTGCAGCTGATCAATGCGATCTCTCCGGACAGTGGTAAGATCACCAGTTTCTCAGAAGAGGATCAGCAGCTGGCGGAATCATTTGCCTCCCAGGCCGCCGTTGCACTGACCAATAAACGGCTAAATGAAGAGCTGCAACTGTTACTGGAATCTTTTATCGATGTGATCTCGAAATCGATTGATGAAAAATCCCCCTACACGGGTGGCCACTGCCGCCGTGTTACGGAACTTGCCATGATGACCGCCAGGGCGGCAAGTGAAACAGATAGCGGTCCACTTGCCGGCTTCAGACTCTCGAAAGAAGAGATGTATGAGATGAAAATTGCCGCCATGCTTCACGATTGCGGAAAAATCACGACACCGGTCCATATTGTCGACAAATCCACTAAACTGGAGACTATCCACGACCGAATCGACCTGCTGGATCTGCGTCATGAACTGATAAGGCGTGATATGATGATCGAAAAGCTTCAGCAACAGGTTGCAGAACCGGATTCGGTACTGGAATCACTTCAGGAACCGCTATCAAAACTGCAGGAGGATATGGCGTTCATTCACCAGAGTAATATGGGGGGCGAATTTATGGCGCCCGAAAGGCAGCAGCGCATCCATAACATTGCGGCCGAATACTCCTGGCAGGATGCCTCCGGAAAGATACACCCGTTCATTACCGATGATGAGGCTTACAACCTGAATGTGGCCAAAGGCACGCTGACCGATGAAGAGCGGGAAATCATCAATTTCCACATCGTCTCAACCATTCGTATGCTTGAAGCGCTCCCCTTCCCGCAACACCTTCAACATGTTCCTGAAATCGCCGGCGGCCACCATGAGCGCATGGACGGCAAAGGCTACCCCAATGGTCTCACCCGCGATCAGATGTCCGTTCAGGCCCGTATTCTCGGTGTCGCAGATATCTTCGAGGCGCTGACGGCGTCGGATCGCCCCTATAAACCCGGCATGCCGCTCTCCAGAGCCCTCTCCATTCTCGAAACCATGAAGGGTGAAGGGCATATCGATCCCGACCTCTTCGACCTGTTTATCGATAAAAAAATCTATCTCAGCTATGGGCACCGTTTTCTCGATAAACAGCAGGTCGATATCGATGCCTATCACCCGAAGGGAGACGGTAACCAGTAAATATCCGCGGCTCAGGAACAGATCCGAACAATCGGATCCGAGCAATAACCGTTCATATCCAGTAACATGAAAAATACAAATTATAGTCTACAATCTGAATATGCTGGCCAGATTATATAGTGCATCCCTGCGGGGACTCGATGCCGAACACGTCGATGTCGAGGTGGATCTGTCAAAAGGGCTTCCGTGCTGGAGCTTAGTCGGACTTCCTGAGGGGGCAGTTCGCGAAGCGCGCGACCGTATCCGTTCTGCAGTCGTTAATTCCGGTTTTGAGTTCCCGCTGCGCCGCATCACGGTCAACCTCTCTCCTGCAGATCGGCGTAAAGATGGCTCACATTTCGATCTGCCAATCGCTATCGCCCTGCTCAAGGCGTCCGGACAGCTTTCAGAACAACCCAGGCTGCCGCTGTTGAATGGCAGCAGCGCACCAGCAAAAGATGCTGAAACCCCGTTTCTGATCGGCGAACTCGCACTGGATGGACGCCTCAATCCGGTTAACGGTGTACTTTCACTGGCCCTTTTCGCACGCCAACAGGGGTTCAGCAGCATCATCCTGCCAAAAGATAACCTTCGCGAGGCCGTAGCCGTTACAGGGTTGACTGCATACCCGGCAGAACACCTGCTTGCAGTGGCTGAGCACCTGTCAGGCAAATCGCTTCTACAGAGCGCTGCACGACCCGAAGAGGGTTCTCATGATCGAGAAATTGATATCGATATGGCCGATGTTCGTGGCCAGCAGCAGGCGCGAAGAGCACTTGAGATCGCCGCTGCCGGAGGTCATCACCTCCTGATGAGCGGTCCTCCCGGTGTCGGCAAAAGCATGCTGGCAAAATGCCTGCCCGGCATTCTGCCTCCGTTAACGATGGAACAGGCGCTGGAGGTGACCCGTATCTACAGTGTTTCCGGTGACAACTCCCGCTTTCCAATGAGCAGGTGTCCTCCACTTCGGCAACCGCATCACTCTGCATCCGATGTCGCAATCATTGGTGGCGGCAGCAATCCGAGACCGGGAGAAGTATCCAAGGCCGACCATGGCATCCTGTTTCTCGATGAGCTCCCCGAACATAAGCGGATTGTTCTGGAAACACTCAGGCAGCCCCTGGAAGATGGTCGCGTCACCGTGGCGCGTGCCGCTGATACCGTTGAGTTCCCTGCCCGCTTCCAGCTTATCGCAGCCATGAATCCATGTCCGTGCGGTTACCTCGGACACCCCGTGAAACCGTGTCGCTGTTCACAGGCAGAGATCAGACGTTACATGGGTCGCATCTCAGGTCCGTTGCTCGATCGTTTCGACCTGCGTATCCATGTGCCGCCAGTAGAGCATCACGAGTTGAGTCGCATGCAGCCTGGAGAGCCTTCGAAAAAGGTGGCCGAACGCATAAAACTGGCGCGTGCCAGGCAGTATGGGCGACTGGGCAGCGGAAACGTCAATGCACGCATGAGTTCCAGCGATATCGAACGTGACGCCAAACCGGATGAGGAGGGTGCAAAGCTGATCGATCGAGCCATGAACCATTTTGCCCTGTCTGCCCGCAGTTACCACCGTATTCTGAAAGTCGCCCGCACCATTGCCGATCTTGATGCCTCTGAAAGCGTCACTGCATCGCATATCGCCGAAGCGCTGCAGTATCGTGGAGAAGACTTCATTGATACAGCCTGAGTTGTATCAAACAGCATAAACAAGGGCCTCCGAAGAGGCCCTTGTTTATATCTTACAGCTGAAAGCCCTTAATCACTCCAGCTAAGTGCATGCCCTTCTGGTCGTGGCAGCACCGGGAATGTCACCTGTGGCTGCGTGCCGGTCAGGGTTTTCAGGAACTCGACGATATCCGCAGTATCCCCATCAGAGAGTTCGGTATCGAGCTGGGTCTTGGCCATCACGCGAACGGCCTCATCCAGCGTTTTAACGCCACCATCGTGGAAATACGGGGCAGTGAGTGCCACATTGCGCCAGGACTGTACGCGGAAGAGATGATCATCTTCATCCTTGCCGGATACGGATTTCACACCCTCATCGGTGCCATAGGCGAACTTCTGGAAGGTGTTGTTGGTGAACAGGGCACCGGAGTGGCATGAGGTACAACCGACCTCGACCACCTTCTGCATGCCGCGCTTGGCAGCCTCGCTGATATCAGCTTTACCCTGGGCATAGAGATCGAACGGAGCATCCGGCGTGATCAGTGTGCGTTCAAAAGCGGCAATGGCTTTGGCCATGTTATCGTAGTTCAACGCATTGGCACCAAACACCTTTTCAAACAGCGGTCCGTAACCTGCCTCAGTCAGGCGGGCAACCACTTCAGTCTCATCCATGCTGGCCATCTCGACCGGGTTCAGTGGCGGGCCCTTGGCCTGATCTTCAAGCTGTGGTGCACGACCATCCCAGAACTGGGCGCTCCAGAAAGCGGAGTTCAGCACGGTTGGTGCATTGCGCCCACCGCGCTGCCATTTGTGACCGATAGAGAACTGCTGATTGTCCACACCGCCAGTGCCGAGGTTGTGGCAGGAGTTGCAGGAAAAGTTGCCGCTCTTGGAGAGTGCCGGTTCAAAGTAGAGTATCTTACCCAGCTCAACCTTCTCTTCTGTCTGAGGATTGTCGGCCGGAACAGGCACTTCGGTTGGCAGCGGGCCCATGCCCTCGGGAAGATCGGCTGGTGGTGCTGGTGCAGGTTCCGGCTGTGCTGCCGGTTGTGCTGCCTGCTGGACGGCAGGTGTATCCTTGGATGAGTCCGAACAGCCAACTGCTGCTACAGAGAACATCGCCAGTATAGTTATGGTAATCATGGACTTGTTTTTCACGGCAAACTCCTTTGAAATTCGATCCATTGAAGACTAAATCGCTGTAATTTGTAGTCAATGTTACTTAATTGTATATATTTCTAACCATGCCAATCGAGCCTTTCCTTATCCAGAAAGAGATGATGCAGAGCAGATGATCTCTCCTACCTCTTTGACCATCGTCTCCTATGCCGTGCCGGCAACACTGGTTGGTGGCCTCACATTATGGGTAGGACGTGAGCGCAATATTGACTGGAAAATCTGGGAGCCGGTCGTGATGGCAGTCCCCTTTCTGATGGTGCTGATCTATATCGTGCTGACCTTTGGAAGTATTCACCAGGGGGTAATAGAGATGGGGTTCCATCCCGTTGCCGTGGCGATGATTGCAGGCATAGGCGGTTTTCTCGGAGGCCTCACACTGCTGCCACGGATCCTGTTTCCCAACACGGATGTTCCAGATGGAACAGTGTCAGCAGCATCCGCATTCCTGGTCGGGCTGTTCTGCCTGAAAATGTTTTTCCTGATGGCAGCCTTTGCCAATCCCAAAGCGCTGATTGCACCTGATTAAGCCGATGAACCTCTCCGGAGGTTCATGTTGGCACGAAAATTGGTTGTATGCTTAAGGATGTTGATGGAAATTGATTAAACCGGGCATGGAGCCCTTCAGACCTGACAGAAAATGTCACTAAGGATGGCCTCATGAAAGAAATTATAGACCAGCTCGCCTCACATGACCTGCTGCAGGATATTATTGAGGGCGTCCCTATCCGTATCTTCTGGAAGGATCGTGACTGCCGCTACCTGGGCTGCAACACCATCTTTGCCTGGGATGCAGGTGTATCCCGCCCGGAGGGACTGGTCGGCAAAACCGATTTCGATTTGATGTGGAAGGATCAGGCGGAACGCTATCACGCAGATGATTTCAGCATCATGGAGTCCGGCAACTCCCGACTGGCGTATGAGGAGCAACGAACAACACCGGAAGGCGAGACAATCTGGCTGCGCACCTCGAAGGTGCCGCTGCGCGGCAAAAACGATGAAGTCATTGGCATTCTTGGCATCTATGAAGATATCACCGCAGAAAAAAACAAGCAGATAGCCCTGCAAAACTCTGAAAAGACACTTAACCATATTTTCAACAGCCTTCAGGAGGCCTATTACCGCACCGACATTGAGGGGCGGATAATCAAGGTTTCTCCTTCCGCAGGTGCAATGATGGCCTGCGAGGCGGAAGAGCTTTTAGGTCAGGAAATTGCTCAATTCTATCTCCATGAAAGCGGCCGCGAGCAATTCCTCAAAGAGCTGCATGAAAATAACGGCACTGTTTACAACTTTGAAGCTCAGATCAGAAGAGTGGATGGTGAAATCATCTGGGTATCGACCAACGCCCACTATTTCCGCAACATGCAAGGAGATGTTACCGGGGTAGAAGGCACCATCAGGGATGTAACAAAGCAGAAGCAGGTAGAAATGGACCTTAGGGATATTCGCCACAGGTATCAGCAGGCGCAGCGCATTGCCCACCTCGGCCATTGGCAACTCGACCTGACCAACAATGCACTGACCTGGTCCGAAGAGGTATTCCTCATCTTTGAGATCACTCCGGAGCAGTTCGGCGCCTCCTACGAAGCGTTTCTGGATGCTGTCCATCCCGAGGATCGCGATTATGTCAACACGGCTTATTCCGACTCTCTTAACAACAGAACCGGCTTCGACATCGAACACCGGCTGCTGCTGCAGGATGGCCGTATCAAATGGGTAAACGGGCGCTGTGAAACCAGTTATGCCGAGGATGGAACAGCGCTCTATTCGACCGGTACCGTTCTCGATATCACTGATCGTAAACTGGCTGAACAGGAACTGCATCAGGAGGCAGCCTTCCGCAACCAGCTTATGGATCGTGCTTCGGAGGGCATTGCTGTGTGGTGCTCCGAAGGTGATGAGGGCTCTGCAAAATTTATTACCTGGAACCGGCGTATGCAGGAGATCACCGGTTACACACGGGATGAGATCAACAGACACGGCTGGCTTGAAACCATTTACGACAACGAAACCGAACGAAACCGAGCCAGAGATACCATGCAGAGCGTCATCGCTGGTAACCCCAACTTTGGAAAGGACTTCGAAATCGTTACCAAGAGCGGAGAAAGACGAACCGTGCACATCTCCTCCTCTGCCATCTACCAGGAGGAATGCACACCCTGTGTGCTCGCACTGATTCAGGATGTCACCGAGCACAGAGTGCAGCAGCGCCTGCTGAGTGATGAGCGCAAGCGCTTTAAAATGCTGTTTGAATCCTCCAGCGACGGCATCTTCATTCTCGATATGCATGGCCATTTCATCGACATCAACCGCACTGCACATGAACGGCTGGGCTACAGCAAGGATGAGATGATGGCGATGAGCATCAGGGAGCTCGATCCGCCCGAATTCGCCGCAAGGGTTCCCGAACGTATCGCCATGATCAAAAAACATGGTGCCGCCACCTTTGAAACCGCCCACTACAGAAAAGATGGCTCCATCATGCCGGTAGAAATCAACTCGAGGATTATCGAGCTCGACGGCGAACCGGTGTTTTACAGTGTGCTTCGTGATATCAGCGATCGAAAAAAAGCTGAAGAGGAGTTGCAGCTCGCCAAATTCGTGATGGATCATGCTCCGGTCAATATCACCTTCATCGACTCCGATGCCCGCATTCGCTACCTGAACGGGACGGGCTGTGAAACACTGGGGTATTCACAGGAGGAGGCGCTGAATCTTTGCATCCCCGATATCGACCCCCTCTTTCCTATCGAGATATGGGGGGAACACTGGGCCGACCTGAAGGCCAGAAAATCACTCATTGTCGAAACCCAGCATCAGCGAAAGAGTGGAGAAATATTTCCGATCGAGGTCATGGCCAACTACATGGAGTTCGGCGACAAGGCCTATAATGTTGCCTTTGACAGGGACATTAGCGATCGCAAACTGGCTGAAGCAGCCATGCAGCGCTTCCGTGTTGCCCTTGATAACAGTGCAGACGCGATTTTCATCATAGATCGCAGCTCCATGATGTTTATCGATATGAATGAAGCCGCATGCAACAGAATGGGCTATACCCGGCAGGAACTGCTCGCCATGGGCCCCGGTGACATCACGCCATACCTGAGTCGCGAACAGCTTGAGGCCTCCTTTGACCAGATGTTCAGGGATGGAAGTGATAGCAGCACCATCGACACGGTTCACGCCTGCAAGGATGGCTCGGAATTCCCGGTGGAGGTTCGCCTGAGATCCTTTAAGGAAGATGGCAGGGAGCTGCTTGTTGCGATTGCACGAGATGTTTCCGATCGCAAGGATCTCGAAGAGCAGCTGCGTCATTCACAAAAAATGGAGGCGGTAGGCACGCTGGTCGGAGGCATCGCCCATGACTTCAACAATATGCTGGCAGCCATTCAGGGGAATGTTTATCTGGCAAAAATGCAGTTAAGGGACCATCCTCAGTTGGGTGACAGGTTGCGCAACATCGAGAAACTGGGCAACCGTGCAGCCGAAATGGTACAGCAGCTTCTCACCTTTGCCCGAAAGGACAGCGTGACGAAGCGCGTATTCAGCCTCAACCCCTTCATGAAAGAGGGCTTCAAGCTGGCTAAAACCCTCATCCCGGAGAACATCGACCACCAGACCAGCATCTGCAGTGAACCACTGAGAATCGAAGGAGATGCCACGCAGCTGCAGCAGGTGTTGATGAACCTGCTGACCAATGCGGTTGATGCAGTTGCCGAGGTTCCGAACCCTGCGATTCAATGCTCGCTTACACCTTTCTGCGCTGATCCTGCCTTCCTTAAAAAACATCCCACATTAACCGGCAACAGGTTCGCCTGTATAAGCGTTGCCGATAACGGCCATGGCATTCCTGAGGATCAGCTGTCGAATATTTTCGAGCCTTTCTATACCACCAAGGAGGTCGGCAAAGGTACGGGACTTGGTCTTGCCATGCTCTACGGTGCGGTGCAGACGCACGATGGCGCGATCGAGGTCGAAAGCAAGGTGAACGGTGGATCTCTGTTCCGCATTTTCCTGCCATTGAGCAAGCAGAAAAGTGAGCCTTCCGCAGTGAGCAAGGCCGATGTCATGGATGGAGCAGGCAGAACCATCCTGATTGCGGATGATGATAAAGATGTCCGTCAGACAACCTGCGAGGTATTGCGCAGTCTGGGTTATCGGATCATTGAAGCGGAAGACGGAGAATCAGCACTGAACCTGTTCAGGAAACACCGCAGTGAAATCGATCTCATTATCTCGGATGTTGTAATGCCTAAAATTGGAGGTGCCGTGCTGTTAGAGGCAGTGCGCCAGATTAATGCAGAGCTTCCGGTAATCCTGGTAACCGGTTACGACAGGGACCATGTTCTGAATGAGGATGCGCAGATGGATTTCTGCCGCGTGGTTAACAAGCCATTTGATATTGATCTGTTATCGCACACGGTTCAGGAGCTTCTCGCCGCAGACCGGAACTGACAGTATAAGCTTTACTCGGTCGGCCAGCCATTGAAATAGGCGTCGCCGGAGAGGGCAAAAAGAAATACGCGACTCATGGCAAAGATGCCCGAGATACTCAGGCTGGCGATCACATTGACCAACAGCTTGGCAGCCACTGTATCCGCCTTGACAAGATAACGCGGCGTGAGCACAAAACTTCCAACCACCGCTGCCCCGATCACCTGCATCACCCAGAAGAATGTCCAGATACCGGTGCCCTGATAGAGCGCATCTACCGAGCCGAAAAAGATGTATGCCATGCCGACCACAGTAATCCACGGCATGAACAGAAAGGCGGCTTCAAAGGGGTGTATCGCGTTGAAGTGGCGTCCTTTGGAGTGGACCATGGTGGCAAATACAACGAGAACCAGTGCATAGATCAACAATGACTGAAGTAGCGGACTCACTTATATCCCTGCTTCCGAATCATAACCAACCTCGCTGATGCATAAGAAATTCGAATGTTTCGAGCAGCATATTTACATTTTCCGGCAGAAACAAAAAGAGCACAAAGGCTATGGCTACCATGATCAGGAAAAGCAGCAGGATGCCTGATATCATGGCAAAAAAGACTTTCCAGCCACCGAGTCCACAATGGAAACGCAAGCCCTTCCAGTTCAGAACCAGATTCCAGAGTGCCATCACCGGCCCCAGATAAGGACCCCAGGCAATCACGAATGGTGGTCCGCTATAAGCGCATACCTGAAATACCGAGGCCATAGAAACAGGTTTTCCGGAGAGTTTGCTTAACGACCAGCTCAACCATCTGCTCCACAGCAACGAAGTGGAGAGACCAATGGCAAGTGACACAGGCAGAATCGAGATAAAGATCAGTGCCCCCACTACCATGTTCGGAGCCAGACTCGATGCAATCGCACCGAATGTTGTGGTCATAAGGATTGATGGAATGGAGAGGTACATGGCGAGCAGAATCGCACTATCCTTCAGGTTCTTTGCCTCAGGCATGCCCTTGAACATCCGTTTCGGGAAAAACAGGGCCACCAGAAAGATCGAAAAAAACACCTCCGCCAGCTTGTCGCGACGGTAGTAGGTATACTGGGGGTTAAAACGGCCGCTCATAATGCGCAGGCGTGCTCAGATTGATGCTGTGAACCAATCCACATTACCCGCAATGCGCCTGACATCGGCTTAATCACGTTTGCAGATCGGACGATAGTCGGGCTCTTCCACCGCACGGGTGATGGAGTCAACAAAACTTGCCAGTTCATCGAAACTGAGAACGGATAGCAGTTTGGCAAGAATCTTCGCATCGACACTGGCCATGACCGAATCACCGTTGGCAAGTTTTACCTCAACGCCGGTAGCATTGAAGCTCTTCACCCCTTCCGCCTCAGCCATCAATGCCTCGGACATATCCAGTGTAGCCATGAAGAGTGCTTCAATTCTGTCATTGGTCACCTCATCCAGATCATCCGGAAGCAGCACCAGCAGCTCATCACCCTTCTCTTTCAACAGGGTTGCAACTCCGAGTTCATTGACCTGCGCTATAAAAAGATCCCGCGGCCGCGGATCAAAAAAGACATACTCAAGCATTCTTATTCAATTCAGCATCCGGCTCGCCTGTTGTTGCATCACCTGACTTTGCAAGTTTCAGAACCGCCGTCGCTGTCTCCACAGCAAGTCTCAGCTCTACAGTTCTGGCCGAAAACAGAGCCGCCGCAATGACATTACTGACACCCAATGAAACCATCAGCCAAACGATCACAACTGGTGCATAACTTGTTTCAAAGACGCTGCCGGATGCAAGTTTATAAAACAGGACGATCGGCACAAAAAAGATGACTAGCGTTATAACTGCCCAGGCGATCAACCTTCTCGGTTCGCGCTTATCAAGTTCAGATTTTGTCTCTTCAATCGCGTTCTCTAATGATTCAGTTCCCATTAGAATAAACTCCTCCAAGCTTAACCTGTTTCGACAATCACAATGGCCCGATGCAATACCTCGCTACAGCTGCAAGGTGATGGTGCGCATCGGTTGCTCAGTCAGTCGACAGGTTGATATTGATTTCAGGCGTGTGGTGCAGGGTTGCGTGAATCAGGCATGATGAAGCGACACGCTCCACGGCCTTTCTGCGTTTCTCGGGAAGTCCCGGCAGATGCACAGCAATGGTGAACGCACCAATTCTGCGCGGCGCATCCTCACTGACAGACCAGTCACAATCGACACGCAAGCCATCCGTGTCGATACCGGCCTGCTGGCAGTAACGGGCAACATAAAAGCCGATACAACCGGCCAAAGAGCCGGCAAAGAATTCCGGCGGCGTCATGCCGGAATCTTCGCCACCATTGTCCGTTGGCTGGTCAGTCATCACCGAGTGGCCGCGGCACTCAATATTGAATGCCGCCCCACTCTTAAACGTGGCAGTAAGCCTTGCCATTTCTACTCGCCATCCAGGCGTGTAATACCCAGAGTCTTCAGGAACGCCTTCTCGTAGAACGGTTCGGAAACACCGGTCTTCATCTTGCGCATGAAATACTTCTCAAACATCACCTTGGCAGTGTGCACCCACTTACCCTTCTTCATCCACTGAACATTGCGCGGTGGAATCTGAGGCAGCGCCACGAACGCCGCGCCGGTATCTCCCATGTCAGCCAGGCAGATCGCATTCCAGGTTCCGCATTTCTCGGGCTCTTCACCGAGAATGTCGTGGCAGATATTGTGAATTGCAGCTGTCACCATCGATTCTATCAGGTAACCGGTCTTCGGGGTTCCGCATGGTACAGGTGTGGCCTCTACCGGCGGAATAGCCACGCATACACCTGCCGAGTAGATATTCTTATAGGTCGGGTTCTGTTGCTGATCATTGATCATGACAAAGCCCATCGGGTTGCACATCTCCTCCACCTGTGCCACGGCGGGAATACCGCGGAACGGCGGCAGCATCATGGCGTACTTGAATGCCACCTCATGCGTATCCTCGGTTTCACCCTTACTGTTGACGGTTTCAACGTGCATCAGGCCATCTTCGATCTTGGTGGTCTTGGCATTGGTAAGCCACTTGATGTGACGCTGTCGCATCT harbors:
- a CDS encoding NAD(P)/FAD-dependent oxidoreductase, with the protein product MAHIVVVGAGIGGMPAAYEMKEALNKIGKDHEVTVVSNVDYFHFVPSNPWVAVGWRTKEDISFKVGPYLNKKGINFVASGVKEIHPKENKLTLHNGHDLEYDYLLITTGPRLAFELVDGLGPDGHTHSVCHVDHAVEAYHAFEEFCKNPGPIVVGAVQGASCFGPAYEFAMILDTELRRRKIRDKVPMTFVTSEPYIGHLGLGGVGDSKGMLESEMRQRHIKWLTNAKTTKIEDGLMHVETVNSKGETEDTHEVAFKYAMMLPPFRGIPAVAQVEEMCNPMGFVMINDQQQNPTYKNIYSAGVCVAIPPVEATPVPCGTPKTGYLIESMVTAAIHNICHDILGEEPEKCGTWNAICLADMGDTGAAFVALPQIPPRNVQWMKKGKWVHTAKVMFEKYFMRKMKTGVSEPFYEKAFLKTLGITRLDGE